The Engystomops pustulosus chromosome 7, aEngPut4.maternal, whole genome shotgun sequence DNA window GTTTGCAGAAAAACAGGTGTATAACATTTATGCAGCACGTCGAGGGTTAACAGCGTGAGCGATAAAGTCTGCGGCCGCAAACAGATTTTTAGACTTTATAATTTGCTGCGTGTACAATCATTTGAAAGAGATATATACCCTACATGTCAATCATAAAAGTGTGATCAATCCTGATTGGCATATCAGTACATTACTTTTAAAGGGAATGGTGATGAGGTGCAATACCAGTCACCGCCTATGGACAAGAGTGGCGCtaaaaaaatgcatcagttttacaGTACTCATCCTTATCCAAAGCCATATTTATATGtaagaagaatagtgagtgcagctctgcagtataatacaggatgtaactccggatcagtacaggataagtatagtcatgtatgtacacagtgactgcaccagcagaatagtgagtgcagctctggggtataatacaggatgtaactcaggatcagtacaggataagtaatgtcatgtatgtacacagtgactgcgctagcagcagaatagtgagtgcagctctggagtataatacaggatgtaactcaggaacagtacagggtaagtaatgtcatgtatgtacacagtgactgcaccagcagcagaatagtgagtacagctctggggtataatacaggatgtaactcaggatcagtacaggataagtaatgtcatgtatgtacacagtgactgcaccagcagcagatagtgagtgcatctctggtgtaTCTCGTCagctcgttagctgtctgttgctgtgagaggctgtgtgctgctgctgctcctgagctccagggaaaaccacctccacctggggcctgctctctcctctcccagggagggagtgggtttccaggcatgagccagggcagcaagtcccaggctcctgcttcccggtctaggccggcgggaggcaggggtagccaggaaccggccagcgctgcggaagccttgggggtaagaagatctgcaaggaacagcagcaatgctgctccaagtacccccaggccagctaaggcttcaaaaagcaccaaaaccccaggaaagctggatacctcgggaaagctgggtaccaaggaaaagctggatactgcgggaaagctgagtgctcagggaggtgaggctgacctcagtgaagagggctggggaatgctgaggacccgggagtctatttccagctatgcctcccgggctctgggccacctcgctgagtacgaagaagccagcaagacggtgaggagactgcgggaggagctcaggtgcgcccatgccagggcaagctctgccccaaagaggaagaaggagcagactctggcagagatatccaggctccagactaacatccaggccttggaggagaggaaggcttacctgctggagaggagcggaCCATTCAAGgaaaagatccttaatgatgagagattccgggagatggaggag harbors:
- the LOC140069420 gene encoding uncharacterized protein, with the translated sequence MSQGSKSQAPASRSRPAGGRGSQEPASAAEALGVRRSARNSSNAAPSTPRPAKASKSTKTPGKLDTSGKLGTKEKLDTAGKLSAQGGEADLSEEGWGMLRTRESISSYASRALGHLAEYEEASKTVRRLREELRCAHARASSAPKRKKEQTLAEISRLQTNIQALEERKAYLLERSGPFKEKILNDERFREMEEEKQRRLMGLQPESQTEEESPVPYSGPPAGQAALSTGCGSAGPGEDSDSHQGGALMEEIRRLESPVHLLDFTFGDDLPEDAPGGSKPRKKKTKSVEVAILILFATFECPPSMFLT